The Parvibaculum sp. DNA segment TATTGCAGGCGATCACCACCATTTTCACGTCATGGTTCATCAGATGCCGCGTCGCCTGCGTCGCATAGGCGGTCACGGTTGCCGCGCTCTTGGTGCCGTAGGGCAGCCGCGCCGTGTCGCCCAGATAGACGAGATCCTCGTGCGGCAGCCGCTTGCGCAGCGCCTTCAAAACGGTGATGCCGCCGATGCCGCTGTCGAAAACCCCGATGGGCCGGTTGTCGCTCAGGATAGGCCTCCGCCGGTCAGGAAGATCGCCCCCAGCAACTGGTCGATCGACAGGCTGAGCACGAGATCGAAAATCAGGATCGCCGCCGCCGGCCCCGGTTCGGCGCCGAGCACGGTGCGCGCGATCTGCCAGCGATACCAGCCGAGCAGCGCCAGCGCCGGCAGCGACAGCACCATCGCGCCGCCCGCCGGCAGCAACCCCAGCGAATAGGGGATCAGCGGCAGCGCGAAAGCCGCCGAAGTCAGCAGCACGCCCCAATTATAGGTGATGAGATAGGCCGTGAAGTTGGGCCCGAGATTGAGCGCCCGCGCGACGCGCAGCATCGCGGCGAGGAACAGCGCCCAGTAGATCAAGGTGCTCACGATCTCGACGGCGATGAAGGCGCCGAACGAAACCTCGAACGAAATCTGAAGTTCCGATTGCGCGATCTGCCAGAGCGCCGCCGCGGTGAAAAAGAGGATCGGAAGCGAAAGCGCGAGGCCCGTGAACGAGCGCAGCGCCCCGTCGGCCGAAAGATCGAAACATTCGCGCGCACTTTCCTCGCGTTTGACGATCCGCCACGCGCCGGTCAATCCGTTGGTGATTTCACTGACGCTGGTCATGCGCCGGCCCGCCCCGCGAAATAGCCGCGCAGCACCGCCTCATAGATGTCGGCGAGCCGCGCAATGTCGTCGACGCCGGCGTTCTCGTCGGTCTTGTGCATGGTCGCGTTGGTCAGCCCGAATTCGACGACCGGCGCATAGGCGCGAATGAACCGCGCATCCGACGTGCCGCCGCTGGTCGAAAGTTCGGGCGCGACGCCCGTCACCTTTTCGGCCGCCTCGGCAATGAGCGCCGAGAAATTTCCAGGCTCGGTAAAGAAAGCCTCGCCCGACGTCACCGCCTTGAATTCGTAGCGCGCGCCCGTCTCGGCGGCGACCGCGTCGAAGACGCTCCGCATCCACGCTTCCAGCGACGCGCCGGTATGGAGATCGTTGAAACGAATGTTGAAAACGGCCCGCGCGCTTCCCGGAATGACATTGGTCGCCGTGTTGCCGACATCGACCGAGGTGATCTCGAGATTGGACGGCTGGAAATGATCCGTCCCCTCGTCCAGCACATGGGCGTCAAGCCGCCGCAGCATTTCGAGAAGCGGCGGCACCGGGTTGTCGGCAAGCTGCGGATAGGCGACATGGCCTTGCGTGCCCGTCACCGTCAGCCATCCGTTGATGCTGCCGCGCCGCCCGACCTTGATCGTGTCGCCGAGCCGGTCGACGCAGGTCGGCTCGCCGACAATGCAATGGTCGATCGTCTCGCCCCGCGCCGCCAACCGCTCCAGCATCTTCTTCGTGCCGTTGATGCTCGGTCCCTCCTCGTCGCCGGTAATCAGCAGA contains these protein-coding regions:
- the dapE gene encoding succinyl-diaminopimelate desuccinylase, whose product is MTAPATPYKPLDIAVELIRCPSVTPADAGALGVLERYLAPLGFTCERMRFSDKDTPDIDNLYARFGSGHPHFCFAGHTDVVPVGEAGAWTVDPFAAQVKDGRLYGRGAADMKSAIASFVAAAQRVVAEGFQGSISLLITGDEEGPSINGTKKMLERLAARGETIDHCIVGEPTCVDRLGDTIKVGRRGSINGWLTVTGTQGHVAYPQLADNPVPPLLEMLRRLDAHVLDEGTDHFQPSNLEITSVDVGNTATNVIPGSARAVFNIRFNDLHTGASLEAWMRSVFDAVAAETGARYEFKAVTSGEAFFTEPGNFSALIAEAAEKVTGVAPELSTSGGTSDARFIRAYAPVVEFGLTNATMHKTDENAGVDDIARLADIYEAVLRGYFAGRAGA